In Enoplosus armatus isolate fEnoArm2 chromosome 12, fEnoArm2.hap1, whole genome shotgun sequence, the DNA window CTTAGCAGATGGTTGGTTGGAGTGAAGTGTCAGGTTTCGCCTTCATGAATATGATTGGCTGTTACTGGTCAGCTGGTGGTaaagcagcagctgaaggagcCAGTGACTGTGAACTGGTGCTCAGCCTGAACTGATGATGTGGTAATGTCATTTCTGATGAGCACAAGTCTCTCCACATTGTCACACTCTTGTTTGTGGTCCTTGGAAATCAAAACACCTGAATTTGCAGCAACTTTTCCAAAAAATGTTGATAAACTTTGTAATGATTTCTTCTgatttttcaataaataaaatgttaaaaattgCAAGGGTGAAAATAATGATTGTAAGTCATCTATagtaataatatgtaatataatcCAATGAGTAAACCTAATTTCTTAGGACCTCAGGAACGCCCTGTAAGTCAGTATAACTGCTAGCCTGTGCAGTTAGCCAGCCAAGAAGCTAAATGtacttttgacatttgacatttgagtCCTAACTTTTCTTTGCCCTGAATCAGGTCTTGCAGTGGTGTGGCGTGCTGCAAACTCCATGAACCAATTATGATTTGTTCTAAGATTAGAAatggttcattttgttttcaacttTGGCTCATAAAGACAGAGGCCCAAAAGTCCAGAAAGACTTCCAATATCTTGTATCTGGTCTTTAGGGGCACCGCACATGAAAAATGGTTctgattttgattatttttaggTCAAAAAGGCCACACTTTAAGGAAAGGTtttccaaaacagaaacacataatacagtataacatttgctaatatgtaatcatattatttcattacaCCAGTGGTGTCTGAAAACTGTAATTTATTCAGTTTGTGCCTtataaataaattcaatattCAACTGTACCTTGAACAGTACATTTTACGTTtacaaatcacacaaacaccatTTTGACCTGAGTTTTCTTACAAAAAGTAGAGAAGTGTGCTCACTTCCACTGTTTACATTTGCAAAAGGCAGTAAAGGGATGGTAGTTCTGTAGGAGGTGTGTGAGCGCAAACACAAAGTCCTTGTTTCACTTGTCTCTTCACTCCTGAgtctctgttttgctctttgaTTCCAGGAAAACACCTGAAGACTCCACAGAGTGAGAGGAGATGTCATTTCTtctgaaattaaacaaaacaatatgttggtgatttgaatatttctatTGACAACACTCATGTCTGACAATGTGATGCAGTTCAGTGCAACACCCCAAACTATGGCCTTTAAAAACCAGTTCATGTTGTTATGTCCATCAGCTATTTAGTGATACTTCtcactaaaatgttttattttgaaatgtgtagcAATTTTCGTAAAACTCTCAACATAAAAAATTCAAATCGAGGTATTTTATTTGATCTTGTAAAATTGAATAGATTTTTCTCAAAACCTAATTTAATGAAAATTCTATGTCGACTGTGGggtcaaatatttaaaaaatatatatatatgtgctatgagaaaaagtattttttagcATTCATTGCTGCGTCTCAATGTTGTTCTCAATGCTACCACCAGATGCCGCCAAAGGGGtccattttgtctttcatgtattcatttaccAACCTCGGCTTTTCAATGTTGTCAATTGTCTCTGGCAGCCTCACATTCAGCGTCTctggaagcagcagagacaccagGCCAGAAATGACGGCCACAGAGCAGATGATGATCTGAGGGAGAAGAGGCCACAcgtcctccagcagcaggatgagCGGAGCCACTGATACTCCCAGACGACTCATGAAGCTGGTGTAGCCCAAGCCATTTTGTCTGGTGAGGCAGAAGGTAAACCATGATAACTTACTTAATACATGAGTTCTCCATAGTCATTATGTAACTCTCTGTGTGGCCCTACTGTGGGTAGGGAGGGTTCAGGACTTCTAATGGCCTGAACTCATAATCAAAGTCCTTTTTCTCATTAAagattcattttttgttttgcttttgtgaagAGATGCACCAAAGTCGGTCTAAGGCAGGTCAGTTGGGTTGTTATTGTATGATTAATCTTCAAACTGCTTCCCAATCacttaaaaacttaaataaTTTGCCCATAAATTTGAGTTTCTCTGGTAAAATATCAGAataagaatcagaaatactttattgatccccggggggaaattgtacagtaccggtgctcccattcaagattagaaagtagcataaatttagagctgaagtatgtacaaaatataaaaatgagaaaaataagataagaaaaataagaaaatatcaaatatcaaaatgatcAGTTTCAGTGAATTGGATAGTCTTAGTTGGTAGTCACGCCTTTTTACAACTTCTGTTTACACAGTTTTTTCCTACTGATATGAAATTATAATACTATTTTGCCCACAACTTCATCTAAAAGTCCTGTAGGACAACACAAGCAGCTGGACAGTAATATATGAACATGCTTTCCATGCCCGGctagctcagtcggtagagcatgAGACTCTTAATCTCAGGGTCGTGGGTTCGAGCCCCACGTTGGGCGAATATCTTTCTGTAATTTCAGTCAATAAAGTATGTCTCATCATATGAATAATGAAGAATTGTAGATGTAGCAGCTGGATGACAGTCACTGACCTGACGACTGTGGGGTAAAGCTCTGTTGTGTAGAGGAATATAGTTGTGAAGGAAGCTTCTGATAGGCCTTTTCCAATAATGGCGACAACAGCACGCACATGCCACAGACCTACAAAGAAGTATGTAAATCATGAAATTATGATTTACACCACCTACCATCAGGGTAGGTTGGCTGAGCATACATGCTCTTACAGCAACTTatcatgttaaaatgtttaaaaacttTGAATACTGTGTGTAACATCAATTCCAATGTAACAAACATTGACAACAGCAAAAAATGAAAACGTAATTAACAGTTTAAAGATGATTTCTTCTCCATGTCCTCGCATTGATTTTAGCTGTTTGTGTGAGGAGTTATCAGGGTCATCACAAAGCTTAGGATGGTGGGGCTGCTGCCCGGGGGTTtgtgtttcaaaataaagaaacacactgaagtAGTGGAGGCgatagttttgttttggctcGTATCAATTCACAgcatcacatacaaacacagaaatcgagtgtgagtgtgtgtgtgtgtgtgggaaacgTGAAAGAAGCTCTGGTCGACCTTTGGGAAGAAAGATGTTTATGGCGATGCAGATTCCTGTCAGTAACAGTGTTCCAGCTTGGCATTTTCTCCGTCCAATGATGTTGAGAAAGCAGTAGATCATCAGCTTAGCAGGGACTTCGATGGCTGCATAGATGAAGTGCGTGAGGTACATGTTTAAGCCAAATCCACTGATGTTCAAGCTGATACCATAATATGTCGAGGCAACTCCATACCTGCAGAGTACAATGAACACATGAGACTCAACCAGACGcttcaatttaaaatgcaaatattttaaatctcttttcatgtctttgtagGTATTTTTTGAGGTGACACCCACCACACAATCCCAGTGAGCAGAGTTAAACGTCTCATCTTCGGGGTCTTTATCAGGTGAAGGTAAGTGTagtttttgtcctgtttttccTGGATTTCTATGTTGGAGAGTGTCtgtgcagaggcagagaggtgaTTCCCAAGTCTATCTTCAAGAAATTCTTACGTGCTCGTATGAACATATGAGTTATTGGTCGCTATAATCATGCCTCCAGTCCATACTGGCAATTTCAACTTTCATGAGGTACAAAATCCACAGTGCTTGTGTGTAAAGTCCACACAAGCAGTCTGAGTTAATGAAATCAAGTAGGcgtcttccaaagttacagtgaTTTAGTACAAAGTTCCCTGGCTTTTGACATAAAAGACAGTAACTCtttcaacatactgtacatgtgagtAAAGTTTTAAGATAGACTTGATGAACTGTGAACCTATTCTTTGGTGGTATTTGAAGGTAGATCTGACattaattaaacaataaaaagaaaactgtaataAGTAGGTTTtaggatttgaaaatgttggACTCTGTCGCCCTCCAGTGgtcactgcagcagacagcAATGCAGACCGATTAACCCCACCCCTCAGACACGACCTGTGGACGCTGGGATAAATGGACTAAGCAACACCAAACGGAAACATATTAAAAGATCATATAATCACATAAAGACGTACACATATTAgcttcaaacaaaaacatttgacgTAAACCTCAAACTTACCTCCAGTTTTAATTTGGACGacagcttttgtcttttgttgaaCTTGGCACATTTGTCGAGGTAAAATTGAGCCTTTTCCACTTTACCGTTCGCTAAAAGCCATCGGGCAGATTCAGGAATCCACCTGCAATTAACAATGAGGTGACACGTGAATTAGGACATAATTAAAATCACTTTAACTCGTGATCACTAGTGATTTTAGAGAAAAGCGTTTTTTCTCTCATGAAGTAACCCGTAACGTGTCTCATTTGTCTCTAACAAACATGttagagacacaaaatgaaagaaaaaaaaaaaatatataaatatataaatatatatatatatatatttttttttttttttgggggttaaggttaaaaaaaataaccctaataaaaaaaagaaaaaaaaaatatatatatatatatatatatatatttttttttttttttttttttttgggttagggttaaaaaaaaaccctaataaaaaaaaaaaatatatatatatatatatatatatatatatatttatatatatatatttttttttaaccctaaccccaaaaaaatatataaattttttttatttttttttaaccctaacacaaaatgaaagaaaaaaaaaaaaaaatatatatatatatatatatatttttttttttttttttttttattagggtttttttttaaccctaacccaaaaaaaaaaattaaaaaaaaaaaaaaaaatatatatatatatatatatatatatatatattttttttttttttttattaggtttttttttttaaccctaacacaaaatgaaagaaaaaaaaaaatatatatatatatatatattttttttttttctttttttggggttagggtaaaaaaaaaaaccctaataaaaaaaagaaaaaaaaaaaatatatatatatatatatatatatatatttttttttttttttttttttttgggttagggttaaaaaaaaaccctaataaaaaaaaaaaaaatatatatatatatatatatatatatatttatatatatatatttttttttaaccctaaccccaaaaaaatatataaattttttttatttttttttaaccctaacacaaaatgaaagaaaaaaaaaaaaaaaatatatatatatatatatatatatatttttttttttttttttttttggggggttagggttaaaaaaaaaccctaataaaaaaataaaaaataaaaaatatatatatatatatatatatatattttttttttttttgggggttttttggggttttattttattttttttattagggttttttttttaaccctaaccccaaaaaaagaaaaaaaaaaatatatatatatatatatatattttttttttctttcattttgtgttagggttaaaaaaaaaaacctaataaaaaaaaaaaaatatatatatatatatatatatatatatattttttttttttttttttaattttttttttgggttagggttaaacaaaaaccctaataaaaaaaaaaaaaaaaaaaatatatatatatatatatatatatatatatatatattttttttttattagggttTTTTGGTGTTAGAggcacaaaataacagaaaaaaaaaaatatatatatatatatatatatatatatatatacatatattttttttggggttagggttaaaaaaaaaaccctaataaaaaaaaaaatatatatatatatatatatatatatatattttttttttttttttttttttttttttttaatatttttttttgggttagggttaaaataaaaaccctaataaaaaaaaaaaaatatatatatatatattttttttttaatatttttttttgggttagggttaaaaaaaaaaccctaataaaaaaaaaaaaaaaaatatatatatatatatatatatattttttttttttttagggtttttttgtgttagaggcacaaaatgaaagaaaaaaaaaaaaaaatatatatatatatatatatatatattttttttttattagggtttttttgtgttagaggcacaaaatgaaagaaaaaaaaaaaatatatatatatatatacatatttttttttttggggggttagggttaaaaaaaaaaccctaataaaaaaaagaaaaaaaaaaaatatatatatatatatatatatatatattttttttttaatatttttttttgtgttagggttaaaaaaaaaaccctaataaagaaaaaaaaaaaatatatatatatatatatatatatattttttttttaattttttttttgggttagggttattattattattttttttattagggttttttttttaaccctaacccccaaaaaaaaaaatatatatatatatatatatatcagaatcagaatcagaatcagaactgtttattgccaagtaacatacattacaaggaatttgctgtggtctgaaggtgctattgttttgataacaaataagtagaatataaaagctaaaataacaataagaataaaaataaaaataagataaaataaataacaacagtgcagtgaccagaataaagtaaagtgtccagataaagtgtccagtagggggtgagtgcgttaatgtaacgcaggggggacaggggtgatgtacgttaatataacgtatagcttgtggtagtgttcgggggggtgtcagtgagagtttgtcaggttgactgcagaggggaagaaactgtttttgtggcgggaggttttggtcctgatggaccgcagcctcctgccagaggggagggggtcgaacagatggtgtccggggtgggaggggtcggcagcgatcttccctgctctcctcagggtcctggaggagtacaggtcctgaagagatgggaggttgcagccgatcaccctctctgcagagcggatgatacgctgcagtctgcgtctgcgtatatatatatatatatatatatatatatatattttttttttttttttttttgttagggtttttttgtgttagaggcacaaaatgaaagaaaaaaaaaaaaaaaaaatatatatatatatatatatatatattttttttttttattagggtttttttgtgttagaggcacaaaatgaaagaaaaaaaatatatatatatatatatatacatatttttttttttgggggttagggttaaaaaaaaaaccctaataaaaaaaaaaaaaaaaaaaaaaaaaaaatatatatatatatatatatatatatatatatatatatatatatatatatatttttaatatttttttttgggttagggttaaaaaaaaaccctaataaaaaaaaaaatatatatatatatatatatatacatatattttattttttattttatttttttattagggtttttttgtgttagaggcacaaaatgaaagaaaaaaaaaatttatttatttatttttttttttaatatttttttttgggttagggttattattatttttttttttattagggttttttttttaaccctaaccccccaaaaaaaaaaaaaaaatatatatatatatatttttttttttttttttctttcattttgtgttagggttaaaaaaaaaaaccctaataaaaaaaaaatatatatatatatatatatatatatatatatattttttttttaatatttttttttgggttagggttaaaaaaaacccctaataaaaaaaaaaaatatatatatatatatatatatatatatatatattttatttatttttttttttattaggggTTTTTTGTGTTAGaggcacaaaatgaaagaaaaaaaaaaatatatatatatatatatatatatatatattttttttttttctttttttttttggtgttagggttaaaaaaaaaaccctaataaaaaaaagaaaatatatatatatatatatttttttttttttctttcattttgtgcctctaacacaaaaaaaccctaataaaaaaaaaataaaaaataaaaaatatatatatatatatatatatatatgtggtaaacaataacaaacacccGTAAAAATCTAATGCAATCTAATACAACAGCTCAGCCACTGAGTGTTTCACTTACCACCAGGTCAAAACTGCAAATCCTAGCGGGGCTGTAACAGTCATGATCAGCGTCCGCCAGTCATTTACCAGGAAGGCAAACCCAGCCAGCAGCATGTTACCTGCAGACCAGGCCAGGCTGCCAATCACACCGATAAATGACCTGTGACCTGTGTCGACCCACTCGATGCCTGCAAggtgaggaaaacacaaaatagatGATCATTTCAATGGGAGTCTGGTTGATCAGATTAGACATGCTTGATGGAACcgggcagtggaaacaagctgtgaacacgtGACATGTCAACACCTTTCAAGTTGATCTGACAGACTTACTGAGAACTATCGAGTTGATGCTGATTCCTGTCAGTCCGAACCCAGTGAGAAATCTCAGCACTGCAAACAGAACGTAGGAGTTCGCAAATGCGCTGGAGAAGCCGAACACGATGGCCATGACGTATGAGGCCAAAAGAGTGTTTTTCCTCCCATACCTGCGAACAAGAATGGGAGTTAAAAATTAACCTGAtgatggaaatgtgtttatttataatcccattttaaatgctttgcAGGGGTCTTAATTTGAAAGTCTAAAGAATAAAAGATCATCAGTAGCCATCACAGATTACACGATTTGATTTGTCTTCTTCTGCGCTGTTTTAGTGAAAGTCTAATTGCAAAGGCACATTGTGTGTAtataagttgttgttgttttcttttcattaacaCTTGAActatttaaaattaaaacattaatatcaCTATAATGGGAGCTGCACTTTTTATACACATACTTATCACAGAGGTATCCAAAAGCTATGGCCCCCATCATCACTCCTAAAAAGAAGATTGTGCTTGTGGTTTTTGTCAGGCTTTTTCTATCACAGACCAGGTCCCACTGGGAAAGCAGATCACAGAGAGGAAAGGTAATTAGATGATCTATTATGGTACATGTTTTCTCCGACATACTGTAGTCTGCTGCTTATACTATATTTAACTAAGACGATgaaacttaaaatgtaaatgcaatcATGAAATAAGTCCAAACAACTGTGCTGTAATGTATCTTgggaacagacacacagacagatagtAGAAGAGCTTTATTAGAAGATATTTATTCAAGATCTCATTCAGGATGTTTACTCAGTGAAAGAAAAGACCTATCCTTtgagagaaaaggaaatatCAGAAATTGGGAAAAATATGATCATTTTCATGAATCGAGTGGCAGAACAAGTAAATGTTTCTATGCTACCGTCACATGTTACTGGTTTCAAATCTGAAGACtccataaaaatgttttaaaaagaaatacattgaCAGTGAATATTTTGCAGATGTGTTTGTTATATAGTGGCCTTGTTGCATTATTTACCTTttctacaaaatgtaaatggtaATGCAAATAAGttatatataaatgtgattttcagGGGATTGTGTGAATGTAGGGGGACCTGTCACACTTAAAACTGTAACAgtacaaatgtaaatatatagaCAAGGGAAAATAcagctgtttattattattatttattagccCAAATCATTGGTGAggctgaaacataaaaaaaatcccttAAATCCCTTCAATCATCCCTTAAACTTAAAAGCTGTTATTAATTAACAATATATCATGTTATAAATGCAATAAAGCTTTTTATGTTCTGGCTGGAAAAGTCTGGAAAAGATTTAAAGACTTCTTCAGTATCCAGTACACATCTTTAAACTGAACACAGTGATACTGATAAAAAGCCAGTTATTGTACCTCTGTTGCCAGGGTGGAAGTGAAGGTGGAGTTGTCGTAAACCCATCCACTCGGACACTGAACTGTCGGCAGGTCGGCGCTGTTGGAGCTGTTGGCTAAGAGCTGAAACTGAGGCTCCGCAAACATCTGGCAGGATCGCGGGTTCCCGTCTTCTCGGGCAGGAACGCTGACGGTCAGTCTCTGCTCCGGAGTTAAATTTCTGAAGAGTCCTCCATCATCCAGGGAGCCGATGTCACAGCGGTGAGGAGGCACCACAGCGATGAAGTTATTCAGTAAGAAGTGACAGGGCAGAACAATTCGAGGGGCGCACAGCAGGATGATGATGGCGATTTGGAAAGGCCCAAAACCGTCGATTTCCTCCAGGATAGTCTCGAACTTCATCTTCActgttcttctttcttttgctttaagttgacagaagtaaaacatgaaataaatcagcAGTTTGTGCCACGTATCAATACAATGAAATAAGTTACTCACCCGCATAGAAAACTGCACAGGATTGATGATGTGCTTCTGCTGCACTATCAGGACCTGTTCTCTGTTCACCATGAGCTTTTTCTCTTCTGTCAACACAACCTGATCATTAACGTCGGCATCACCTTTGGACATCGTAAAGTTGTTAAATAGATTACACATTAGACACGTGAGTTCACATGTTAAACAGGCACACAGATTGTATGGattctggcaaaaaaaaaaaaaaaaaaggagcccAACATTATGTTATCTTTGTCACCTCTGGGACGTATTTGTTTTCGGGACTATTTCACCATAAAGACTCCCAGTGTCATCTAGTTCACACAACCCCAGCTGGAGGGCACAATGTAATAATTAGATGACACAAattataaaacagaacaaaatacgAATGAAAATGTGCAAACTCCAGTAGGTTTCAGGGGCAAAATCTCTCTACAACGTGATCCCATCTTTTCCTTTCAGACCACATCTTCTGTCCAGCTTCAccacaaaaaaagcacacagtgtGTGCTCACAATGTCAGAGCCCACCAACCAATCATAGCTGTTCGCTGTGAGGATGAATACACCGTTTAAACCACAGTCTCAGTCTAAATTGTTTTCCAGTTGTACTAATTAGCTGTCTGTggaaaattacattaaattaaaagagaagttagaaaataaagcagcaaaccacactgaaaaaaatgacCATCATGGAGGCAGAAAGGTAAACTGATTTCCCTCACTTGATCTGCAAGAAAATACAGTGACACATTAGCATGAGAGCAGTGAGGACCTTACACGACGTTGTTGAACTGCTTAAACTCAGTGAACCCCAGAAAAAGGAAATCATTAGTAGAGCTTCACCTGCAAGACGCATGGACAGGAGACAGCGCAGAGATGTTTGGACATGTTGCTGGAGCTTTGACCCTCccaaagaaggaaaacattaaCCAGAATACAACACTGTTCTTCTGATGAGGGGGTGTCTCCACCTGGGTGGAGGTGTTTGGTGTTTAAATAAAACCTGGACTGTCTACATGAGGAGGGGAGCGgacaggaggcagcagcagaggccgacCTGCAGGGACCTGCTCAGTCCTGAGTcagcaaacagcatcatttcCTCTCGCGTTAATTCATTAATGGccaaacactacacacacaacacagtcacaGCAGAACCTCCACAAATGGCTATCCAGCAATATTAACAGTTTTCTCTATAATATCGCATATCTGACACTGTCAGGATCAATAATAAACATCCTTTTATCAAAGACTTTTTAGGGATCTGCTCTGTTCTTAAAGGTTGTatcaaattatcaaaataacatCTTCTGTCTTAGATGATGTGTAATTATTCTATTAATTGTAGTGATCCTCTTAGCTCATCAGTTTGTTATGGGGCTGTGCGCAGCTTGTGAGGACGCCTGCAGACATTACTCAGGACTGGAAAAGTCCATAACTTTATTCACAGATTTGGCGACATCACTAAAGTAATAATaccaactttatttaaatagaGTAAGTGTGATAACGTGCAACTAGATGGAGTTTGCTTCACATTCTTAGTCAACCTACTGTTATCATTATTACCATTATCAGGGCAGCGCATCTGTAACTGTATTAGTGGGTCGGACACTGCACCAGTTAAAGACTGTCAGAAAAAATGTTTCGTACTTCTAATTATCACATTTTCTTCAAGGCTTCAGTTGGTTCATAATCAGTCTGTATTTTCTaagtattaaaagtattttgtgtctgaaagtaaattttacattttatcatTCATCCGTCAGAGGCAACATGCTAGAGGCCGGTGGAGGAAGTCTACTGCAGTACATCTTTCCGTCCTCTAGATGGGGATATAGATTCATCTTAACAGAGGGAATGAACCTCAGCAGCGTTCAAAGACAGTAGCTGTTT includes these proteins:
- the LOC139294559 gene encoding solute carrier family 22 member 7-like, whose product is MKFETILEEIDGFGPFQIAIIILLCAPRIVLPCHFLLNNFIAVVPPHRCDIGSLDDGGLFRNLTPEQRLTVSVPAREDGNPRSCQMFAEPQFQLLANSSNSADLPTVQCPSGWVYDNSTFTSTLATEWDLVCDRKSLTKTTSTIFFLGVMMGAIAFGYLCDKYGRKNTLLASYVMAIVFGFSSAFANSYVLFAVLRFLTGFGLTGISINSIVLSIEWVDTGHRSFIGVIGSLAWSAGNMLLAGFAFLVNDWRTLIMTVTAPLGFAVLTWWWIPESARWLLANGKVEKAQFYLDKCAKFNKRQKLSSKLKLETLSNIEIQEKQDKNYTYLHLIKTPKMRRLTLLTGIVWYGVASTYYGISLNISGFGLNMYLTHFIYAAIEVPAKLMIYCFLNIIGRRKCQAGTLLLTGICIAINIFLPKGLWHVRAVVAIIGKGLSEASFTTIFLYTTELYPTVVRQNGLGYTSFMSRLGVSVAPLILLLEDVWPLLPQIIICSVAVISGLVSLLLPETLNVRLPETIDNIEKPRRNDISSHSVESSGVFLESKSKTETQDGSVLISKDHKQECDNVERLVLIRNDITTSSVQAEHQFTVTGSFSCCFTTS